The proteins below come from a single Sorghum bicolor cultivar BTx623 chromosome 4, Sorghum_bicolor_NCBIv3, whole genome shotgun sequence genomic window:
- the LOC8082721 gene encoding protein SMAX1-like isoform X1, with product MRAYAATPAVATLPSAAPPLTPDAAAVLSRAAADASRRRHAHTTPLHAAAALLSGPAPLLRDACAAGLASPHPLRCRALDLCFSVALDRLPTSTELQHHHDGAFHAAAAPPLSNALAAALKRAYAHHRRIGSGGVEADDHRVGVPHLVLAILDDPSVARVMREASFSSTAVKAAMLRSLSDPAAPDAGAYVSARVMHRQASHGREEEVAKVVEVLKRGKKRNPVLVGDTVDVDAVVQEVITLIQRQRLGNARVISFPKEFGDPVDMDRAQLTAKIKELGETVRSASSSAGVVVNLGNLQWLVEEKCASHQGEQQEKRRDVVLDTARAAVDEMARVLNLSGEGEHRVWVIGTATCATYMKCQVYHPGLESEWDLQAVPITPRPPPPPPPPLGLSPSVGANRGILSSSVEVLSTAMTSSPMQRAPSLCSACIEGYERERAEMASSERAPCPAEQPMSLWLQIGTPSSGRPAPADRAQEKAREVDELRRRWRDRCAQLHSHGRPPLVTCSEWNGATILANMQAPPPVVRPSVQPRGAVDTDLALGLAAARPACETDDKLLVRRLTEAVRWQPEAAAAVACTIAKARSGVARRRGKADVDAWVVFAGPDVAGKRSMAEALSKSVFGTGAVTVRLSWPQAGDDGGESVVSCRGQTALDRMAEAIRANPFRVVVLDGVDHADSVVRGSILRAIESGRLSDSHGRDVALGTNIFVVMSQWSPPLPDHLMRSSQEAEPFLPDLPWNLEHGMITGGKKRRPEQLLEAGDRCTKARKHSAREPLPLDLNLSMSDDHTDAVDDSGGEGSRNSSSDLTVEHEQEYGQPAYSARCSAPPTVSELIKAVDGVVVFKPPVNLEPLMKRSVSDLVVPAANKFGEITVGGWSVHVDDSLLGRLAAGAARAAAGATAATPMEAWTGEVLCPSSIRQFKRSLSTNDVDGATVEGGGRRKDSEMFPMMPVTVDGN from the exons ATGAGAGCCTACGCGGCGACCCCAGCCGTGGCCACGCTGCCGTCGGCCGCCCCGCCGCTGACACCCGACGCCGCGGCCGTCCTGTCCCGCGCCGCGGCCGACGCGTCCAGGCGCCGCCACGCGcacaccacgccgctccacgcgGCCGCCGCGCTGCTGTCCGGACCGGCGCCGCTGCTCCGGGACGCCTGCGCCGCGGGGCTCGCGTCCCCGCACCCGCTCCGCTGCCGCGCGCTCGACCTCTGCTTCTCCGTCgcgctcgaccgcctccccaccTCCACGGAGCTCCAGCACCACCACGACGGCGCCTTCCACGCGGCGGCCGCGCCGCCGCTCTCCAACGCGCTCGCCGCCGCGCTCAAGCGCGCGTACGCGCACCACCGGCGCATCGGCAGCGGCGGCGTCGAGGCCGACGACCACCGCGTCGGCGTGCCGCACCTCGTGCTCGCCATCCTCGACGACCCGTCCGTGGCGCGCGTCATGCGCGAGGCGTCCTTCTCCAGCACGGCCGTCAAGGCCGCCATGCTCAGGTCCCTCTCCGACCCGGCGGCACCCGACGCCGGCGCGTACGTCAGCGCCAGGGTGATGCACCGGCAGGCCTCCCATGGccgggaggaggaggtggccaaGGTGGTGGAAGTGCTCAAGAGGGGCAAGAAGCGCAACCCGGTGCTCGTTGGCGACACGGTGGACGTGGACGCCGTGGTGCAGGAGGTGATCACGCTGATACAGAGGCAACGGCTCGGCAACGCGCGCGTCATCTCCTTCCCCAAGGAGTTCGGCGACCCGGTCGACATGGACAGGGCACAGCTCACCGCCAAGATCAAGGAGCTCGGCGAAACGGTAAGGTCCGCATCGAGCAGCGCCGGCGTCGTGGTCAACCTCGGCAACCTGCAGTGGCTCGTCGAGGAAAAATGCGCGTCTCATCAGGGCGAGCAGCAGGAGAAGAGAAGGGACGTGGTGCTCGACACGGCGCGAGCCGCCGTGGACGAGATGGCGCGCGTTCTGAACCTGTCCGGCGAAGGGGAGCACCGCGTGTGGGTGATCGGCACGGCGACGTGTGCCACGTACATGAAATGCCAGGTGTATCACCCGGGGCTGGAGAGCGAGTGGGACCTCCAGGCCGTGCCCATCACGCCcaggcctcctcctccgccgccgccgccgcttggGCTCTCGCCGAG TGTTGGAGCTAACAGGGGCATCCTGAGCAGCTCGGTGGAGGTGTTGTCAACGGCGATGACGTCGTCCCCAATGCAACGGGCGCCGAGCCTTTGCAGCGCCTGCATAGAGGGATACGAGCGCGAGCGCGCCGAGATGGCATCATCGGAGCGTGCTCCCTGTCCGGCCGAGCAGCCGATGTCGCTGTGGCTGCAGATCGGCACGCCGAGCAGCGGACGCCCGGCACCGGCAGACCGCGCACAG GAGAAGGCGCGGGAGGTTGACGAGCTGCGACGCCGGTGGCGCGACCGGTGCGCGCAGCTGCACTCGCATGGCCGCCCACCGCTGGTCACCTGCTCCGAGTGGAACGGGGCTACTATTCTTGCCAACAtgcaggcgccgccgccggtggtACGGCCATCGGTGCAGCCTAGGGGTGCCGTGGACACGGATCTTGCGCTTGGCCTGGCGGCGGCGAGGCCGGCGTGTGAGACGGACGACAAGCTGCTCGTGAGACGGCTCACGGAGGCGGTGAGATGGCAACCCGAGGCTGCTGCTGCCGTGGCCTGTACGATCGCCAAGGCCAGGTCCGGCGTAGCCAGGCGGCGCGGCAAGGCCGACGTCGACGCGTGGGTCGTCTTTGCCGGGCCTGACGTGGCCGGAAAGAGGAGCATGGCCGAGGCGCTGTCCAAGTCCGTATTCGGCACGGGGGCCGTCACCGTGCGCCTCAGCTGGCCGCAAGCCGGCGATGACGGCGGCGAGTCCGTCGTGTCGTGCCGTGGCCAGACGGCGCTGGACCGCATGGCGGAGGCGATACGGGCGAACCCGTTCCGCGTCGTCGTGCTGGACGGCGTCGACCACGCCGACAGCGTTGTCCGCGGGTCCATCCTCCGTGCTATCGAGTCCGGCCGGCTCTCGGACTCGCACGGCCGCGACGTCGCCCTCGGCACCAACATCTTCGTCGTTATGTCGCAGTGGTCGCCGCCGTTGCCGGATCACCTGATGAGGAGCTCGCAGGAAGCCGAACCCTTTCTTCCTGACCTGCCATGGAACCTGGAGCACGGGATGATCACCGGCGGGAAGAAGCGAAGGCCGGAGCAGCTGCTTGAAGCAGGAGACCGGTGCACAAAGGCACGTAAACACTCGGCACGGGAGCCGCTTCCCCTGGACTTGAATCTGTCCATGTCCGATGACCATACCGATGCCGTAGACGACAGCGGCGGCGAGGGATCACGGAACTCGTCCAGTGACCTCACCGTGGAGCACGAGCAGGAGTACGGCCAGCCAGCTTATTCCGCCAGGTGCTCGGCGCCACCAACCGTGTCCGAGCTCATCAAAGCTGTGGACGGAGTGGTCGTGTTCAAGCCACCGGTGAACTTGGAGCCACTGATGAAGCGGAGCGTCTCCGACTTGGTGGTGCCGGCGGCGAATAAGTTCggggaaatcacggtcggcGGGTGGTCCGTTCACGTCGACGACAGCTTGCTGGGCAGGCTAGCCGCCGGTGCCGCCCGGGCAGCAGCTGGAGCGACGGCGGCTACGCCCATGGAGGCATGGACCGGCGAGGTGCTATGCCCTAGCAGCATACGGCAGTTCAAACGTAGCTTGAGCACCAACGACGTGGACGGAGCGACGGTGGAAGGCGGCGGCCGGAGAAAGGACAGCGAGATGTTCCCTATGATGCCGGTGACGGTCGACGGCAACTGA
- the LOC8082721 gene encoding protein SMAX1-like isoform X2: MRAYAATPAVATLPSAAPPLTPDAAAVLSRAAADASRRRHAHTTPLHAAAALLSGPAPLLRDACAAGLASPHPLRCRALDLCFSVALDRLPTSTELQHHHDGAFHAAAAPPLSNALAAALKRAYAHHRRIGSGGVEADDHRVGVPHLVLAILDDPSVARVMREASFSSTAVKAAMLRSLSDPAAPDAGAYVSARVMHRQASHGREEEVAKVVEVLKRGKKRNPVLVGDTVDVDAVVQEVITLIQRQRLGNARVISFPKEFGDPVDMDRAQLTAKIKELGETVRSASSSAGVVVNLGNLQWLVEEKCASHQGEQQEKRRDVVLDTARAAVDEMARVLNLSGEGEHRVWVIGTATCATYMKCQVYHPGLESEWDLQAVPITPRPPPPPPPPLGLSPRGILSSSVEVLSTAMTSSPMQRAPSLCSACIEGYERERAEMASSERAPCPAEQPMSLWLQIGTPSSGRPAPADRAQEKAREVDELRRRWRDRCAQLHSHGRPPLVTCSEWNGATILANMQAPPPVVRPSVQPRGAVDTDLALGLAAARPACETDDKLLVRRLTEAVRWQPEAAAAVACTIAKARSGVARRRGKADVDAWVVFAGPDVAGKRSMAEALSKSVFGTGAVTVRLSWPQAGDDGGESVVSCRGQTALDRMAEAIRANPFRVVVLDGVDHADSVVRGSILRAIESGRLSDSHGRDVALGTNIFVVMSQWSPPLPDHLMRSSQEAEPFLPDLPWNLEHGMITGGKKRRPEQLLEAGDRCTKARKHSAREPLPLDLNLSMSDDHTDAVDDSGGEGSRNSSSDLTVEHEQEYGQPAYSARCSAPPTVSELIKAVDGVVVFKPPVNLEPLMKRSVSDLVVPAANKFGEITVGGWSVHVDDSLLGRLAAGAARAAAGATAATPMEAWTGEVLCPSSIRQFKRSLSTNDVDGATVEGGGRRKDSEMFPMMPVTVDGN; this comes from the exons ATGAGAGCCTACGCGGCGACCCCAGCCGTGGCCACGCTGCCGTCGGCCGCCCCGCCGCTGACACCCGACGCCGCGGCCGTCCTGTCCCGCGCCGCGGCCGACGCGTCCAGGCGCCGCCACGCGcacaccacgccgctccacgcgGCCGCCGCGCTGCTGTCCGGACCGGCGCCGCTGCTCCGGGACGCCTGCGCCGCGGGGCTCGCGTCCCCGCACCCGCTCCGCTGCCGCGCGCTCGACCTCTGCTTCTCCGTCgcgctcgaccgcctccccaccTCCACGGAGCTCCAGCACCACCACGACGGCGCCTTCCACGCGGCGGCCGCGCCGCCGCTCTCCAACGCGCTCGCCGCCGCGCTCAAGCGCGCGTACGCGCACCACCGGCGCATCGGCAGCGGCGGCGTCGAGGCCGACGACCACCGCGTCGGCGTGCCGCACCTCGTGCTCGCCATCCTCGACGACCCGTCCGTGGCGCGCGTCATGCGCGAGGCGTCCTTCTCCAGCACGGCCGTCAAGGCCGCCATGCTCAGGTCCCTCTCCGACCCGGCGGCACCCGACGCCGGCGCGTACGTCAGCGCCAGGGTGATGCACCGGCAGGCCTCCCATGGccgggaggaggaggtggccaaGGTGGTGGAAGTGCTCAAGAGGGGCAAGAAGCGCAACCCGGTGCTCGTTGGCGACACGGTGGACGTGGACGCCGTGGTGCAGGAGGTGATCACGCTGATACAGAGGCAACGGCTCGGCAACGCGCGCGTCATCTCCTTCCCCAAGGAGTTCGGCGACCCGGTCGACATGGACAGGGCACAGCTCACCGCCAAGATCAAGGAGCTCGGCGAAACGGTAAGGTCCGCATCGAGCAGCGCCGGCGTCGTGGTCAACCTCGGCAACCTGCAGTGGCTCGTCGAGGAAAAATGCGCGTCTCATCAGGGCGAGCAGCAGGAGAAGAGAAGGGACGTGGTGCTCGACACGGCGCGAGCCGCCGTGGACGAGATGGCGCGCGTTCTGAACCTGTCCGGCGAAGGGGAGCACCGCGTGTGGGTGATCGGCACGGCGACGTGTGCCACGTACATGAAATGCCAGGTGTATCACCCGGGGCTGGAGAGCGAGTGGGACCTCCAGGCCGTGCCCATCACGCCcaggcctcctcctccgccgccgccgccgcttggGCTCTCGCCGAG GGGCATCCTGAGCAGCTCGGTGGAGGTGTTGTCAACGGCGATGACGTCGTCCCCAATGCAACGGGCGCCGAGCCTTTGCAGCGCCTGCATAGAGGGATACGAGCGCGAGCGCGCCGAGATGGCATCATCGGAGCGTGCTCCCTGTCCGGCCGAGCAGCCGATGTCGCTGTGGCTGCAGATCGGCACGCCGAGCAGCGGACGCCCGGCACCGGCAGACCGCGCACAG GAGAAGGCGCGGGAGGTTGACGAGCTGCGACGCCGGTGGCGCGACCGGTGCGCGCAGCTGCACTCGCATGGCCGCCCACCGCTGGTCACCTGCTCCGAGTGGAACGGGGCTACTATTCTTGCCAACAtgcaggcgccgccgccggtggtACGGCCATCGGTGCAGCCTAGGGGTGCCGTGGACACGGATCTTGCGCTTGGCCTGGCGGCGGCGAGGCCGGCGTGTGAGACGGACGACAAGCTGCTCGTGAGACGGCTCACGGAGGCGGTGAGATGGCAACCCGAGGCTGCTGCTGCCGTGGCCTGTACGATCGCCAAGGCCAGGTCCGGCGTAGCCAGGCGGCGCGGCAAGGCCGACGTCGACGCGTGGGTCGTCTTTGCCGGGCCTGACGTGGCCGGAAAGAGGAGCATGGCCGAGGCGCTGTCCAAGTCCGTATTCGGCACGGGGGCCGTCACCGTGCGCCTCAGCTGGCCGCAAGCCGGCGATGACGGCGGCGAGTCCGTCGTGTCGTGCCGTGGCCAGACGGCGCTGGACCGCATGGCGGAGGCGATACGGGCGAACCCGTTCCGCGTCGTCGTGCTGGACGGCGTCGACCACGCCGACAGCGTTGTCCGCGGGTCCATCCTCCGTGCTATCGAGTCCGGCCGGCTCTCGGACTCGCACGGCCGCGACGTCGCCCTCGGCACCAACATCTTCGTCGTTATGTCGCAGTGGTCGCCGCCGTTGCCGGATCACCTGATGAGGAGCTCGCAGGAAGCCGAACCCTTTCTTCCTGACCTGCCATGGAACCTGGAGCACGGGATGATCACCGGCGGGAAGAAGCGAAGGCCGGAGCAGCTGCTTGAAGCAGGAGACCGGTGCACAAAGGCACGTAAACACTCGGCACGGGAGCCGCTTCCCCTGGACTTGAATCTGTCCATGTCCGATGACCATACCGATGCCGTAGACGACAGCGGCGGCGAGGGATCACGGAACTCGTCCAGTGACCTCACCGTGGAGCACGAGCAGGAGTACGGCCAGCCAGCTTATTCCGCCAGGTGCTCGGCGCCACCAACCGTGTCCGAGCTCATCAAAGCTGTGGACGGAGTGGTCGTGTTCAAGCCACCGGTGAACTTGGAGCCACTGATGAAGCGGAGCGTCTCCGACTTGGTGGTGCCGGCGGCGAATAAGTTCggggaaatcacggtcggcGGGTGGTCCGTTCACGTCGACGACAGCTTGCTGGGCAGGCTAGCCGCCGGTGCCGCCCGGGCAGCAGCTGGAGCGACGGCGGCTACGCCCATGGAGGCATGGACCGGCGAGGTGCTATGCCCTAGCAGCATACGGCAGTTCAAACGTAGCTTGAGCACCAACGACGTGGACGGAGCGACGGTGGAAGGCGGCGGCCGGAGAAAGGACAGCGAGATGTTCCCTATGATGCCGGTGACGGTCGACGGCAACTGA